TTCGACCGGATCCGATCGGAGCAATGGCAGGTCAACCCGGCGGCCTTGATGAAGCTGCACAAGCTGGCCGGCCAGGAGTGCCAGAAGCGCGAGGCGCTGGAAGATGCTCTGGCGCACTACAAGACAGCCGTAAAGCTGGACCCGAAGCGGAGCAAGGTAAAAACCGTAATCGCCAGGCTGGAAAAGCAACTGGCGAGCAAGGCACCAGCAGACGAGTAACCCGAGTTTCAGCTCCGTAAGGGGCACGGTGGACCGACTCCACCCCACCGCAGGCCCCCGGCCCGGATGACAACGCCCCATGGGCGACCGTCTGAAGGTGCCGGACCGGCCTGCACCTACTGATCCACTGAGAGAGGACAGACTGGTGAGCGGATACAGCTTTGCAGGCGGCAGTCCCGCGCCGGCGGAACCGGTGACGCTGACCAATGTGGCTTTTTTCCCGGACATCGACACAGGCGAGTTTTTAACGCTTTACCGGATCCCGACTGAGATCGACGCCCAGATCATCGAGCACCAACTGTTGCAGGCGATGACACGAACCAATCACAGCCTTCAGACCTGGCGCGCAACACAGGAAAGCGAGGGGCACACCGCGCTATCGGATGTACCAGCGGAGAGCCT
The window above is part of the Marinobacter nanhaiticus D15-8W genome. Proteins encoded here:
- a CDS encoding head completion/stabilization protein produces the protein MGDRLKVPDRPAPTDPLREDRLVSGYSFAGGSPAPAEPVTLTNVAFFPDIDTGEFLTLYRIPTEIDAQIIEHQLLQAMTRTNHSLQTWRATQESEGHTALSDVPAESLGNESELVRLYKRAVMCEAKAELLKETETVDRRAVAENAAKAGEETEDKYREFAAEAIRVIAGLNRIGVALI